A single window of Nicotiana sylvestris chromosome 3, ASM39365v2, whole genome shotgun sequence DNA harbors:
- the LOC138887131 gene encoding secreted RxLR effector protein 161-like, with product MVLQEGKLTTPCFYINGGGTYSLFRSMLMISFLGQPLILCVKSLQNSWEKYVKELLKRFDIEASKVIDNPIATANRLDMDETRSPVNQTMYRCIIGSLLYLTASRPDIVFSVGLCARFQSNPKESHLNAAKRIWRYLKGTQDLVLYYPSGDSFNLIGYADADYAGCLVDRKNTSGMTHFLRSWLISWGTTKHNSVAFSTAEVEYVAAASYCP from the exons atggttttacaagagggaaaattgacaacaccttgTTTCTACATAAATGGGGGAGGAACCTActcattgttcaggtctatgttgatgatatcatttttggggcaaccgttgattctctgtgtgaagagtttgcaaaactcatgggaa AAATACGTCaaggagctcttgaagaggtttgatatAGAAGCATCAAAAGTGATAGACAATCCCATTGCAACGGCTaatcgactggacatggatgaaactagatctcctgtgaatcaaactatgtatagatgcattattgggtctcttctctatctcacTGCCAGTAGACCCGATATTGTCTTCAGTGTGgggctatgtgcaaggtttcaatcaaatcctaaggaatctcatTTGAATGCTGCCAAAAGAATTTGGAGATATCTTAAGGGAACACAGGACCTGGTCCTGTATTACccctcaggtgacagttttaatctcattgggtatgctgatgctgactatgcaggttgtcttgtggataggaaaaacaCTTCTGGAATGACTCACTTTCTAAGATCATGGCTCATCTCTTGGGGCACAACGAAGCACAACTCAGTGGCTTTTTCAACAGCTGAAGTAGAATATGTAGCTGCAGCATCCTATTGTCCTTAA